In Lachnospiraceae bacterium, one DNA window encodes the following:
- a CDS encoding glycosyltransferase family 2 protein, translating into MSHKHVYAIPAYGDSPYLESCIKSLKEQKVVSPVILCTSTPSPFLADMAEKYDLPYYIREGKSNIRDDWNYAYSMADAEFVTIAHQDDRYCRNYGEELLKAAAKYPDMTVFTSDYAILKNKKVITGDKMLWVKRFLRIPLRFHRLCSLKPVKIMPLVFGNPICCPATTYSKKLLGEPFVQSGYQFALDWDHMVQLAGEKGRFICVEKPLIYYRVHEGATTNACIKDNRRAKEETEMFSRFWPEPVVRLIMKGYSSAYKEYE; encoded by the coding sequence ATGAGTCATAAGCATGTATATGCAATACCTGCCTATGGTGATTCACCTTATCTGGAAAGCTGTATTAAATCTCTGAAGGAACAGAAAGTGGTATCTCCTGTGATCCTGTGCACATCCACCCCAAGCCCGTTTTTAGCAGATATGGCAGAAAAATATGATCTGCCCTACTATATCCGGGAAGGAAAAAGCAATATACGGGATGACTGGAATTATGCATATTCCATGGCAGATGCAGAATTTGTCACCATAGCCCATCAGGACGATAGGTATTGCAGAAACTATGGGGAAGAACTGTTAAAGGCAGCAGCCAAATATCCGGATATGACTGTATTTACTTCTGATTATGCCATTTTGAAAAACAAAAAGGTGATCACCGGGGATAAGATGCTGTGGGTGAAGCGTTTTTTACGTATTCCCCTGCGTTTTCACAGGCTTTGCAGTTTAAAACCAGTAAAAATAATGCCTCTTGTATTTGGAAATCCCATCTGCTGCCCGGCAACTACTTACAGTAAAAAGCTGTTAGGAGAGCCATTTGTCCAGTCAGGGTATCAGTTTGCTTTAGACTGGGACCACATGGTACAGCTGGCAGGAGAAAAAGGACGGTTTATCTGTGTGGAGAAGCCTCTGATCTATTACCGGGTCCATGAGGGGGCGACTACAAATGCCTGCATCAAAGACAACCGCAGGGCAAAAGAAGAAACAGAAATGTTTAGCAGATTCTGGCCAGAACCGGTGGTCAGGCTGATCATGAAGGGATACTCTTCCGCTTATAAGGAGTACGAATAA
- a CDS encoding SIS domain-containing protein, whose amino-acid sequence MKELRFLDELVQRYPVLGPVKGDILKAYEIMRECYENGGKLMIAGNGGSCSDSEHIVGELMKGFVKRRPVSEELARALKTADPQMGEILADNLQGGLAAIALTGHCALTTAYSNDVNGDLTFAQQLYGYAKKGDVFLGITTSGNSKNVLYAAAAAKALGVTVIGLTGRDGGRIKDFSHVSIVVPEQETFKIQELHLPVYHALCLMLEDHFYES is encoded by the coding sequence ATGAAAGAACTTAGATTTTTAGATGAATTAGTGCAGCGTTATCCGGTACTTGGACCGGTAAAAGGAGATATCCTTAAAGCCTATGAGATCATGAGGGAATGCTATGAAAATGGCGGGAAACTGATGATCGCAGGAAATGGCGGCAGTTGTTCCGACAGTGAACACATTGTAGGAGAGCTGATGAAAGGCTTTGTAAAACGCCGTCCTGTATCAGAAGAGCTGGCAAGGGCATTAAAGACAGCAGACCCGCAGATGGGAGAAATTCTGGCTGACAATCTTCAGGGAGGACTTGCGGCTATTGCACTGACCGGTCACTGTGCCCTGACAACTGCCTACTCCAATGATGTAAACGGAGACCTTACCTTTGCACAGCAGCTCTACGGCTATGCAAAAAAGGGCGATGTATTTCTGGGGATCACTACATCCGGAAATTCTAAAAATGTACTTTATGCAGCAGCTGCGGCCAAAGCATTAGGTGTGACTGTGATCGGACTGACTGGCCGTGACGGTGGAAGGATCAAAGACTTTTCCCATGTTTCCATCGTGGTTCCAGAGCAGGAGACCTTTAAGATCCAGGAGCTTCATCTTCCTGTATACCATGCACTGTGCCTGATGCTGGAGGATCATTTTTATGAGTCATAA
- the gmhB gene encoding D-glycero-beta-D-manno-heptose 1,7-bisphosphate 7-phosphatase: MEHTLNKVVFLDRDGTLNEEVNYLHKTGDMKLLPGVPQALKKLKDAGYKLIVVTNQAGVARGYYTEEDVKILHQYMNQLLEKDGAQIDAFYYCPHHPVHGIGAYKKVCNCRKPGTGMFEMAEKDFPVDKTASYMIGDKLLDTEAGHRFGVTSILVGTGYGAELHKEQQEKGEKPSYDHYAEDLGQAAQWILERK, encoded by the coding sequence GTGGAACATACATTAAATAAAGTAGTATTTTTAGACCGGGATGGCACCTTAAACGAAGAAGTGAACTATCTTCATAAGACCGGAGATATGAAGCTTCTTCCCGGTGTGCCCCAGGCTTTGAAAAAGTTAAAAGACGCCGGTTATAAGCTGATCGTTGTAACCAATCAGGCGGGAGTGGCAAGAGGCTATTATACAGAAGAAGATGTAAAGATCCTTCACCAGTATATGAACCAGCTGTTAGAAAAAGACGGAGCCCAGATCGATGCTTTTTATTACTGCCCCCACCATCCGGTACATGGTATTGGTGCATATAAAAAAGTGTGCAATTGCCGCAAACCGGGAACAGGCATGTTTGAAATGGCAGAGAAAGACTTTCCGGTGGACAAGACTGCTTCCTATATGATCGGGGACAAGCTTCTTGATACAGAGGCTGGACATAGATTTGGCGTTACCTCTATTCTGGTAGGAACCGGATATGGGGCAGAGCTTCATAAAGAACAGCAGGAAAAAGGTGAAAAACCGTCCTATGATCATTATGCAGAGGATCTTGGCCAGGCAGCACAGTGGATACTGGAAAGAAAATAA
- a CDS encoding GHMP kinase, with protein MVIRGRAPLRVSFGGGGTDVAPFCEQQGGAIIGSTINKYAYCSIVPREDDQIIVHSLDFDMTVKYNTRENYVYDGRLDLVTAALKAMDIKQGCEVYLQCDAPPGSGLGTSSTVMVAMLTAMARWKGIMLDAYAMADLAYEVEREDLKIDGGYQDQYAATFGGFNFIEFHGRNNVVVNPLRIKKDIIHELQYNLLLCYTGKIHVSANIIKDQVQNYEKKDAFEAMCEVKALAYAMKDELLKGNLHSFGKLLDYGWQSKKRMSNKISNPQIDELYAEALKAGALGGKLLGAGGGGYLLMYCPYNVRHKVAARMESMGGQLADWNFELRGAQSWVADEERWQYDKVKVQMPNGEYCFDLK; from the coding sequence ATGGTGATCAGAGGCAGAGCGCCCCTTCGCGTCAGCTTTGGCGGCGGCGGTACAGATGTAGCACCATTCTGTGAGCAGCAGGGCGGCGCTATTATCGGAAGTACCATTAATAAATATGCATATTGTTCTATTGTACCAAGAGAGGATGATCAGATCATTGTTCACTCACTGGATTTCGATATGACAGTAAAATACAACACAAGGGAAAACTACGTTTACGACGGACGTCTGGACCTGGTAACTGCTGCCTTAAAGGCAATGGATATCAAACAGGGCTGCGAAGTGTATTTACAGTGCGATGCACCTCCAGGCTCTGGTCTTGGAACATCCTCTACAGTCATGGTGGCAATGCTTACTGCTATGGCACGCTGGAAAGGCATTATGTTAGATGCATATGCAATGGCTGATCTGGCATATGAGGTAGAGAGGGAAGATTTAAAGATCGATGGCGGTTATCAGGATCAGTATGCAGCAACCTTTGGAGGTTTTAATTTCATTGAGTTCCATGGACGGAACAATGTAGTGGTAAATCCCTTGCGTATTAAAAAAGACATTATCCATGAGCTGCAGTATAACCTGTTGTTATGCTATACTGGAAAGATACATGTTTCTGCAAATATCATTAAAGACCAGGTGCAGAACTATGAAAAGAAAGATGCTTTTGAAGCTATGTGCGAGGTGAAAGCACTGGCTTATGCTATGAAGGATGAGCTGTTAAAAGGCAATCTTCACAGCTTTGGAAAGCTGTTGGACTACGGCTGGCAGAGCAAAAAACGTATGAGCAATAAGATTTCCAATCCACAGATCGATGAGCTGTATGCAGAGGCATTAAAGGCAGGTGCATTAGGTGGAAAGCTTTTAGGCGCAGGCGGCGGCGGATACCTGTTAATGTACTGCCCATACAATGTGCGTCATAAGGTGGCAGCCCGCATGGAGTCCATGGGCGGACAGCTGGCTGACTGGAATTTTGAACTGCGCGGTGCCCAGAGCTGGGTAGCAGACGAAGAACGTTGGCAGTATGATAAGGTAAAAGTGCAGATGCCAAACGGGGAATACTGTTTTGACCTGAAATAA
- a CDS encoding nucleotidyltransferase family protein, whose protein sequence is MQAILLAGGLGTRLRSVVSDRPKPMALIEDKPFMEYVTRELVRSDITEIIFAVGYKGSMVEEYFKDGSGFGFHASYAYEETLLGTAGAIKNAGRFITEDRFYVLNADTFYQIDYTRLAKQQDEQDLDMALVLRQVPDVSRYGKAILDENGILTGFNEKTADPVPGTINGGIYLMKKSLLDEIPEGKVSLENEMIPRWLSEGKKLGGFVNDGYFIDIGIPEAYFQFQEDVKTGVVH, encoded by the coding sequence ATGCAGGCAATCTTACTAGCCGGCGGCTTGGGGACCAGGCTTCGCAGTGTTGTAAGCGACCGTCCAAAGCCAATGGCATTGATCGAGGATAAACCATTTATGGAATACGTGACCAGAGAGCTGGTGCGCAGTGACATTACAGAGATCATTTTCGCTGTAGGCTATAAAGGTTCCATGGTGGAAGAATATTTTAAAGATGGAAGTGGATTTGGCTTTCACGCTTCCTATGCCTATGAGGAAACTCTTTTAGGTACAGCAGGAGCTATTAAAAATGCAGGCAGATTCATTACAGAAGACCGTTTTTATGTGTTAAATGCAGATACCTTTTACCAGATCGACTATACCCGTCTGGCAAAGCAGCAGGATGAACAGGATCTGGATATGGCTCTGGTGCTGCGTCAGGTGCCAGACGTGTCGCGTTACGGTAAAGCCATTTTAGATGAAAACGGTATTCTTACCGGATTTAATGAAAAAACAGCAGATCCGGTGCCGGGAACCATTAACGGCGGTATTTATCTGATGAAAAAAAGCTTGTTAGATGAGATACCGGAAGGTAAGGTATCTCTTGAAAATGAGATGATCCCAAGGTGGCTTTCTGAGGGAAAGAAACTGGGCGGCTTTGTAAATGACGGCTATTTTATTGACATTGGCATTCCAGAAGCTTATTTCCAGTTCCAGGAAGATGTAAAAACAGGAGTGGTACATTAA
- a CDS encoding glycosyltransferase: MNDISYEILDLFKKYGADKEGILKILEADSRPEVLYALSDIRRNLMDWMDFSGQENVLQLGSDYGVITGLLAERCDHVAVVDERDENLVVNQKMNDAYTNVSYIKAADFQKMETTEKEGKYDLVVLRSDRSEMDIKTIFAQAASYLSEKGRLIFACENALGLSFLSGAVHDEDETAFTKGELEEAFKEAGLSRVEFYYPMPEYKRAASVYSDRYLPGKGDIPHVTAVYDRQRWACIHEDEISDKLVQEKAFGLFANAYLAVASKGAGSFKAVFAKYNRTRKEDFQIRTAILEENGKRYVEKTALTAAAEAHIRSMREKYEKLISVNPAVKVLEPHYSKDNKAVRFGFLKGKTLAEILGEQITGKKAPVEALKAAMDRVFGQAVLKKEPFTPTDQFKEVFGDSEEILSLQDTSYEVSNIDGLFENLMETQDGLYCLDYEWVFEFPIPAGFIRYRNLVYFYYKYEGLLDYENAVQFLSEFGMDEKLAEIYASMEVAFQTWVHGDGTQGYMGNYKQRLVTLEELKAQEKELAQARERINQLQAEVEERNIQVKKDQEILRLTNNHVTNLEVMIKDLRHEVNELGKLATYLNGHEALVFKMRRKLGQQVNKAFPKGTRKRKILNYSFNTVKHPVKYGKMYATKEGRNLIEGDFKIGDGYLTGGHLSFPQYENPMVSIVIPCYNQIHYTYACLQSILEFTKDVTYEVIIADDVSTDATAEIGRFVDGLVICRNQTNQGFLRNCNQAAKAAKGKYIMFLNNDTKVTEGWLSSLVNLIESDDTIGMVGSKLVYPDGRLQEAGGIIWSDGSGWNYGRLDDPDKAEYNYVKDVDYISGAAILLSVDLWKQIGGFDERFAPAYCEDSDLAFEVRKAGYRVVYQPLSKVIHFEGVSNGTDVNGTGLKRYQVENSQKLKEKWADEFKKQCVNDGNPNPFRARERSQGKKVILVVDHYVPTFDKDAGSKTTYQYLKMFLKKGYVVKFLGDNFLHEEPYSTTLEQMGIEILYGDHWATGIWDWLKLNKDEIDVAYLNRPHIATKYVDFIKENTNIKVIYYGHDLHFLRLGREYELTGDIDIKREADYWKAIELSMMRKAAISYYPSYVEINAIHAIDRSINAKAITAYVYDHFLGDIQEDFAKREGLLFVGGFAHPPNADAVLWFAKEIFPHIREQLPDIKFYVVGSKVTDEIKALEQPGNGIIIKGFVSEEELAGLYASCKVVVVPLRYGAGVKGKVVEAIYNGAPIITTSTGAEGIPQVGQVLEVEDDPKVFADKTVALYQDNDRCRQMCEETQRYIREHFSMDGAWKVIENDFSR, from the coding sequence ATGAATGACATAAGTTATGAAATCCTTGACTTATTTAAGAAATATGGCGCAGATAAAGAGGGCATCTTAAAAATCCTGGAGGCAGACAGCCGCCCGGAAGTTCTGTATGCCCTTTCAGATATCCGGCGCAACCTTATGGACTGGATGGATTTTTCAGGACAGGAAAATGTACTGCAGTTAGGCTCTGACTATGGCGTGATCACCGGTTTACTTGCAGAGCGCTGTGACCATGTTGCAGTCGTAGATGAAAGAGATGAAAATCTGGTAGTAAACCAGAAAATGAATGATGCTTACACCAATGTTTCCTATATCAAAGCGGCTGATTTCCAGAAAATGGAAACAACTGAAAAAGAAGGAAAATACGATCTGGTGGTCTTACGGTCAGACCGTTCAGAGATGGATATTAAAACTATTTTCGCTCAGGCTGCTTCTTATCTTTCAGAAAAAGGCAGACTGATCTTTGCATGTGAAAATGCTCTTGGTTTAAGCTTTCTTTCCGGCGCTGTCCATGATGAGGATGAGACTGCGTTTACAAAGGGAGAACTGGAAGAAGCATTTAAAGAAGCAGGACTTTCAAGGGTGGAATTTTATTACCCCATGCCGGAATATAAGCGGGCGGCATCTGTCTATTCTGACAGGTATCTTCCGGGAAAGGGAGATATCCCCCATGTGACCGCTGTATACGACAGACAGCGCTGGGCCTGCATCCATGAAGATGAGATCTCAGATAAGCTGGTACAGGAAAAGGCCTTTGGCCTGTTTGCCAATGCATATCTGGCAGTGGCTTCTAAGGGAGCCGGTTCTTTCAAGGCAGTATTTGCAAAATACAACCGCACCAGAAAAGAAGATTTCCAGATACGCACTGCGATCCTGGAAGAAAATGGAAAAAGATATGTGGAAAAGACAGCCCTTACAGCAGCGGCAGAGGCTCATATCCGGTCTATGCGCGAAAAATATGAGAAATTGATCAGCGTAAATCCGGCAGTAAAGGTATTAGAGCCACATTATTCCAAAGATAACAAGGCAGTCCGCTTTGGCTTTTTAAAGGGAAAAACGCTGGCGGAGATCTTAGGGGAGCAGATCACAGGAAAAAAAGCCCCGGTAGAAGCCTTAAAAGCTGCTATGGACCGGGTATTTGGACAGGCAGTTCTGAAAAAAGAACCATTTACACCAACGGATCAGTTTAAAGAGGTATTTGGTGACAGTGAAGAGATCCTTTCCTTACAGGATACTTCCTATGAAGTGAGCAACATTGATGGTCTTTTTGAAAACCTGATGGAAACCCAGGATGGGCTTTATTGCCTGGACTATGAATGGGTATTTGAGTTCCCGATCCCGGCAGGTTTCATCCGCTACCGTAATCTGGTTTATTTCTATTATAAGTATGAAGGTCTGTTGGACTATGAAAATGCTGTTCAGTTTTTAAGTGAATTTGGAATGGATGAGAAGCTGGCAGAAATTTATGCTTCTATGGAAGTGGCATTCCAGACCTGGGTACACGGCGACGGAACTCAGGGATATATGGGCAATTATAAGCAGCGTCTGGTGACACTGGAAGAATTAAAGGCCCAGGAAAAGGAGCTGGCTCAGGCGAGAGAGCGGATCAACCAGCTTCAGGCAGAGGTAGAAGAGCGCAATATCCAGGTAAAGAAGGATCAGGAGATCCTGCGTCTTACCAATAACCATGTGACCAACCTGGAGGTAATGATCAAGGACCTGCGCCATGAGGTCAACGAACTGGGCAAGCTGGCTACTTATTTAAATGGTCATGAAGCACTTGTATTTAAAATGCGCCGGAAACTGGGACAGCAGGTAAACAAGGCATTTCCAAAAGGGACTAGGAAGCGTAAGATCTTAAATTATAGCTTTAATACTGTAAAGCATCCGGTCAAATACGGAAAAATGTATGCAACCAAAGAGGGGCGTAATCTCATTGAGGGTGATTTTAAGATCGGTGACGGTTATCTTACCGGCGGACATCTTTCCTTCCCACAGTATGAGAATCCGATGGTCTCCATTGTAATTCCATGCTATAACCAGATTCATTATACCTATGCATGCCTGCAGTCCATTCTGGAATTCACAAAAGATGTGACATATGAAGTTATTATTGCAGATGATGTTTCTACAGATGCTACCGCAGAGATCGGCCGTTTTGTGGATGGACTGGTGATCTGCCGTAACCAGACCAACCAGGGCTTCCTTCGCAACTGTAACCAGGCTGCAAAAGCTGCAAAAGGTAAGTATATCATGTTCTTAAACAATGATACCAAGGTAACAGAAGGCTGGCTGTCTTCTCTGGTAAATCTTATCGAATCTGATGATACCATTGGTATGGTCGGTTCCAAGCTGGTTTATCCGGATGGAAGATTGCAGGAAGCCGGAGGTATTATCTGGAGTGATGGTTCCGGCTGGAATTATGGCCGTCTGGATGATCCGGATAAGGCAGAATATAACTATGTAAAAGATGTAGACTATATTTCAGGTGCAGCTATTTTGCTGTCAGTAGATTTATGGAAGCAGATCGGCGGCTTTGATGAGCGTTTTGCCCCGGCTTACTGTGAAGACTCTGATCTGGCATTTGAGGTGAGAAAAGCAGGCTATAGGGTAGTTTATCAGCCTCTTTCCAAGGTGATCCATTTTGAGGGTGTTTCCAATGGTACAGATGTAAATGGTACCGGCTTAAAGCGCTATCAGGTGGAAAACAGCCAGAAATTAAAGGAAAAATGGGCAGATGAGTTTAAGAAACAGTGCGTCAATGATGGAAATCCAAACCCATTCCGTGCAAGAGAGCGCAGTCAGGGCAAGAAAGTCATTTTAGTAGTGGATCATTATGTTCCTACCTTTGACAAGGATGCTGGATCCAAGACAACGTATCAGTACCTGAAAATGTTCTTGAAGAAGGGCTATGTAGTCAAGTTCCTAGGTGATAACTTCCTTCATGAAGAACCATATTCTACTACTCTTGAGCAGATGGGGATTGAGATCCTTTATGGGGATCACTGGGCAACCGGTATCTGGGACTGGTTGAAATTGAATAAAGACGAGATTGACGTAGCTTACCTGAACCGGCCTCATATTGCTACAAAATACGTGGATTTTATCAAGGAAAATACCAATATCAAGGTGATCTACTATGGTCATGACCTGCATTTCTTACGTCTGGGCCGTGAATATGAGCTGACCGGGGATATTGATATTAAGAGAGAGGCAGATTACTGGAAAGCCATTGAACTTTCCATGATGCGCAAGGCGGCTATTTCCTATTATCCCTCTTATGTAGAGATCAATGCCATCCATGCCATTGACCGGTCGATCAATGCAAAGGCCATTACTGCCTATGTATACGATCACTTTCTGGGGGATATCCAGGAAGACTTTGCAAAGAGAGAAGGACTGCTGTTTGTGGGTGGTTTCGCCCATCCGCCAAATGCAGATGCTGTGCTCTGGTTTGCAAAGGAGATATTCCCCCATATCAGAGAACAGCTGCCGGATATTAAATTCTATGTAGTTGGTTCTAAGGTAACTGATGAGATCAAGGCTTTAGAGCAGCCTGGAAACGGTATTATCATCAAAGGTTTTGTCAGTGAAGAAGAGCTGGCAGGTCTGTACGCTTCCTGTAAGGTAGTGGTAGTTCCGCTGCGTTATGGAGCAGGTGTAAAGGGCAAAGTGGTAGAGGCGATCTACAACGGCGCACCGATCATTACCACCAGCACCGGTGCAGAAGGTATCCCACAGGTTGGGCAGGTACTTGAGGTGGAAGACGATCCAAAGGTATTTGCAGATAAGACTGTGGCTTTGTATCAGGATAATGACCGCTGCCGTCAGATGTGTGAAGAAACCCAGAGGTATATCAGGGAACACTTCAGCATGGATGGGGCATGGAAAGTAATAGAAAATGACTTTTCCCGATAG
- a CDS encoding ABC transporter ATP-binding protein: protein MSINEQGKENAISVQDVTKVYRLYDKPIDRLKESMSISHKNYHRDFYALKGLSFQVKKGETVGIIGTNGSGKSTILKIITGVLTPTSGEVNVDGKISALLELGAGFNMDYTGIENVYMNGTMMGYTKKEMDEKLQDILDFAEIGDFVYQPVKTYSSGMFVRLAFALAINVDPEILIVDEALSVGDVFFQSKCYRRMEEIRKKGTTILMVTHDMGSIIKYCDKVVLLHKGEFIAEGPAGKVVDMYKKILAGKLEDLRAELAAEKASENGDAVELLKEKSSAQTDTEKNEGTEMSDFSGGMNLSHTGLMRDQLAINTDRTEYGDGRAEIYDLGLLDARGNVTNLLLKGETFTIKECIRFHADIQTPIFTYTIKDKKGTELTGTNTMFEGADIKPVKNGDEYTVEFTQKMNLQGGEYLLSMSCTGFEQGEHVVYHRLYDVTNITVISNKNTVGVYDMESQVKAEKRNADE from the coding sequence ATGTCAATAAATGAACAGGGAAAGGAAAATGCCATCAGCGTTCAGGATGTAACAAAGGTCTACCGGCTGTATGATAAGCCTATTGACCGGCTGAAGGAATCTATGAGTATTTCCCATAAAAATTATCATCGTGATTTCTATGCCCTTAAGGGGCTGTCTTTCCAGGTAAAAAAGGGAGAGACTGTAGGTATTATCGGAACAAACGGCTCCGGCAAGTCAACTATTTTAAAGATCATTACCGGTGTGCTCACACCAACCTCCGGTGAGGTTAATGTAGACGGTAAGATCTCTGCCCTTCTGGAACTGGGAGCCGGTTTTAACATGGATTATACCGGAATTGAAAATGTATACATGAACGGAACCATGATGGGATATACGAAAAAAGAGATGGATGAAAAGCTGCAGGATATCCTGGATTTTGCAGAGATCGGTGATTTCGTATATCAGCCGGTAAAGACTTATTCCAGCGGTATGTTCGTGCGCCTGGCCTTTGCGTTGGCTATTAACGTAGATCCGGAGATCCTGATCGTAGATGAGGCGCTGTCTGTAGGTGATGTGTTCTTTCAGTCAAAATGTTACCGGAGAATGGAAGAAATCCGTAAAAAAGGAACTACCATCCTGATGGTTACCCATGATATGGGCAGTATCATCAAATATTGTGATAAAGTTGTGCTGCTGCACAAAGGCGAATTTATTGCAGAAGGCCCAGCTGGAAAAGTTGTAGATATGTACAAAAAGATACTGGCTGGAAAGCTGGAGGATCTGCGGGCAGAGCTGGCAGCGGAAAAAGCATCAGAAAATGGAGATGCAGTGGAACTTTTAAAGGAAAAAAGCAGCGCACAAACGGATACCGAAAAGAATGAAGGCACAGAAATGTCTGATTTTTCCGGCGGAATGAATTTATCCCATACCGGTCTTATGCGTGACCAGCTGGCCATCAACACCGACCGCACCGAATATGGGGACGGAAGAGCGGAGATCTACGATCTGGGGCTTTTAGATGCCAGGGGAAATGTAACTAATCTGCTGTTAAAGGGTGAAACATTTACTATAAAAGAGTGCATCCGTTTCCATGCGGATATCCAGACACCTATTTTTACTTATACGATCAAAGATAAAAAGGGAACAGAACTTACCGGAACAAACACTATGTTTGAAGGGGCGGATATCAAGCCGGTAAAAAATGGAGATGAATATACCGTAGAATTTACCCAGAAAATGAACCTTCAGGGCGGTGAGTATCTGTTAAGCATGAGCTGCACCGGCTTTGAGCAGGGGGAACATGTGGTATATCACAGGCTTTATGATGTAACCAATATTACCGTTATTTCCAATAAAAATACTGTTGGTGTTTACGATATGGAATCACAGGTAAAGGCGGAAAAGAGGAATGCAGATGAATGA
- a CDS encoding transposase, whose protein sequence is MEAPDGYIFSKSIHGKGLSEKEKQWLLLENDANVYTNYRDKDGKLLFRLKSCVDTFSYKFRESDPETGKEKEISFQVKEKRIVSYNPSLAQKQKAEIMKMVDKATNYTTYKKMAREDLGDSVKYIKITNTDKNRKNRKPVIEINQAKIEEDLKYAGYNLLVTSELDMNPLQVYHTYHNLWKIEESFRITKSYLDARPVYVQKKETIYGHFLICYLSLFLLRILEIKCFKNEINSYDLVNFMRDFRVVDKGDGTYINISQNQRINENIKKLIGLTNLDALYLTEKEIENIFEFTMLVDD, encoded by the coding sequence GTGGAAGCTCCGGACGGATATATTTTCTCAAAATCCATTCATGGAAAAGGACTGAGTGAAAAAGAAAAGCAGTGGCTACTTCTCGAAAATGATGCGAATGTCTATACGAACTATCGGGATAAAGACGGAAAGCTTCTATTTCGCTTAAAATCCTGTGTGGATACTTTTTCTTATAAATTCAGGGAATCGGATCCTGAAACTGGTAAGGAAAAAGAGATCTCTTTTCAGGTAAAAGAAAAACGCATTGTTTCCTACAATCCTTCCCTTGCACAGAAACAGAAAGCCGAGATCATGAAAATGGTGGACAAAGCCACCAACTATACCACTTACAAAAAAATGGCACGGGAGGATCTGGGGGATTCTGTCAAATATATAAAGATCACAAATACAGATAAAAACAGAAAAAACAGAAAGCCAGTCATTGAAATCAACCAGGCAAAGATTGAAGAAGATCTGAAATATGCAGGATATAATCTCCTGGTGACATCAGAATTGGACATGAACCCCCTGCAGGTATATCACACATACCACAACCTCTGGAAAATAGAAGAGTCCTTCCGTATCACCAAATCTTATCTGGACGCCCGGCCTGTTTATGTACAAAAAAAAGAAACAATCTATGGGCATTTTTTAATCTGCTACCTTAGTTTGTTTCTTTTAAGGATCCTGGAGATCAAATGTTTTAAAAACGAAATCAATTCCTATGATCTTGTAAATTTTATGCGTGACTTCAGGGTTGTTGACAAAGGCGATGGGACCTATATCAATATTTCCCAGAACCAAAGAATTAATGAAAATATCAAAAAACTGATCGGTTTAACCAATCTCGACGCACTGTACCTGACTGAAAAAGAGATTGAAAATATCTTTGAGTTCACCATGCTGGTTGATGACTGA